The Flavobacterium sp. 123 genome contains a region encoding:
- a CDS encoding lipoprotein signal peptidase: MSLRKAYLLIFIILIVDQASKIYIKTNFILGEEVEVFKWFKILFIENEGMAWGTKIPGVYGKLFLTLFRLAAVSGIGYWLWDSVERKHSSNYLIVSIALIFAGAFGNIIDSVFYGVIFDDSHQQLATLFAEKPYGTWFHGQVVDLFYFPFVKDYPMPDWVPFIGGRPFTFFNAIFNVADMSISTGVGILIFFNKKAFHKH, encoded by the coding sequence ATGTCATTACGAAAAGCGTATCTCCTTATTTTTATTATATTAATTGTTGATCAAGCATCCAAAATCTATATAAAAACAAATTTTATTTTAGGTGAAGAAGTTGAGGTCTTCAAATGGTTTAAGATTCTTTTTATTGAAAATGAAGGAATGGCTTGGGGGACAAAAATCCCTGGAGTTTATGGAAAATTATTTCTTACTCTTTTTAGATTAGCGGCAGTTTCTGGTATTGGATATTGGTTGTGGGATTCTGTTGAAAGAAAACACAGTTCGAACTACTTAATTGTATCTATTGCATTAATTTTTGCAGGAGCTTTTGGTAATATAATTGACTCTGTTTTCTACGGAGTTATCTTCGATGATAGCCACCAACAATTAGCCACATTATTTGCTGAAAAGCCTTATGGAACATGGTTTCATGGTCAGGTGGTCGATTTGTTTTATTTCCCTTTTGTTAAAGACTATCCTATGCCTGATTGGGTTCCTTTTATAGGAGGAAGACCTTTTACCTTTTTTAATGCTATTTTTAACGTAGCGGACATGTCTATTTCGACAGGAGTTGGGATATTAATTTTCTTCAATAAAAAGGCGTTTCACAAACATTAA
- a CDS encoding carboxylesterase/lipase family protein, protein MNLKRLSLQILLLIIPFFSKAQHAENQNAFPVQITISSGIVEGEFDIKTNIQSFKGIPFAQPPVGDLRWKAPQPVTNWNGVKQTKKFGPRAIQSNVFGDMGFRSDGMSEDCLYLNVWSPAKSADEKLPVLIYFYGGGFAAGDGSESRYDGENMAKKGIVTLTVNYRLGIWGFFSHPELTKESPNHASGNYGLLDQNAALKWVQANISKFGGDPKRVTIAGESAGSIAVSAQMASPLSKGLITGAIGESGGSIFPTLAPVPLAQAEKTGLEFAQKIGAPSLKDLRSMSTLELYQKSLGTSLGVFKTTIDGYFLTKTLPETFEAKQQAMVPLLLGWNSEEMTYRALTAGKDITNEIYIQKVKELYGNKADEVLKLYPVGTPEVTEQSATDLAGDRFIAYSTWKWFDLHRKNSTQPVYRYYYAHPRPEMRDKSLEAGLAGGVIKKNSNTPKTPIPKGAVHSAEIEYAMGNLEGNKDYAWTEADYSVSETMMNYFANFIKTGNPNGEKLPVWQMAKEEEKPEVMIIDLVSKSKKAENDARYLFLEKEYSKK, encoded by the coding sequence ATGAATCTAAAAAGATTAAGTCTTCAAATTCTACTACTGATAATTCCTTTCTTTTCGAAAGCGCAACATGCCGAAAATCAAAATGCATTTCCCGTTCAAATAACCATTTCAAGTGGAATTGTCGAAGGTGAATTCGACATAAAAACAAACATTCAAAGTTTTAAAGGCATTCCTTTTGCACAACCTCCTGTGGGTGATTTACGATGGAAAGCTCCACAACCCGTTACGAATTGGAATGGCGTAAAACAAACCAAAAAATTTGGACCAAGAGCAATTCAATCTAATGTTTTTGGTGATATGGGGTTCAGAAGTGACGGCATGAGTGAAGATTGTTTGTATTTAAACGTTTGGTCTCCAGCTAAATCTGCTGATGAAAAACTTCCTGTTTTAATTTATTTCTATGGTGGAGGTTTTGCAGCTGGTGATGGTTCAGAAAGCCGTTATGATGGCGAAAATATGGCAAAAAAAGGCATTGTAACCTTAACCGTCAACTACCGTCTTGGGATTTGGGGATTTTTCTCTCATCCAGAATTAACAAAAGAATCCCCTAATCATGCCTCTGGTAATTATGGTCTATTAGATCAAAACGCTGCTTTGAAATGGGTACAAGCTAATATTTCAAAATTTGGCGGCGACCCAAAACGCGTAACTATAGCAGGTGAATCTGCAGGTTCAATAGCTGTAAGTGCCCAAATGGCTTCTCCATTATCAAAAGGACTTATTACAGGAGCTATTGGCGAAAGCGGAGGTTCCATTTTTCCTACTTTAGCACCAGTTCCTTTGGCTCAAGCCGAAAAAACAGGTCTTGAATTTGCTCAAAAAATTGGAGCTCCATCTTTAAAAGACCTTCGTTCCATGTCAACTTTAGAATTGTATCAAAAATCTCTAGGAACAAGTTTAGGAGTTTTCAAAACTACAATTGACGGCTATTTTTTAACAAAAACATTACCTGAAACTTTTGAAGCGAAACAGCAAGCAATGGTGCCTTTATTATTAGGATGGAATTCCGAAGAAATGACTTACCGTGCTTTGACCGCCGGAAAAGACATAACTAACGAGATCTATATTCAAAAAGTAAAGGAATTATATGGCAATAAAGCAGACGAAGTGCTTAAATTATATCCGGTAGGAACCCCTGAAGTAACAGAGCAATCTGCAACTGATTTAGCAGGAGACCGATTTATTGCTTATAGCACTTGGAAGTGGTTTGATTTGCATCGAAAAAACAGCACTCAGCCTGTATATCGGTACTATTACGCACATCCTAGACCAGAAATGCGAGACAAAAGTTTAGAAGCAGGACTTGCAGGAGGCGTTATCAAAAAAAATTCAAATACCCCGAAAACTCCAATTCCAAAAGGAGCTGTTCACTCTGCCGAAATAGAATATGCTATGGGTAATTTAGAAGGAAATAAAGACTATGCTTGGACAGAAGCTGATTATAGCGTTTCGGAAACAATGATGAACTACTTTGCTAACTTCATTAAAACAGGAAATCCTAATGGCGAAAAACTTCCTGTTTGGCAAATGGCAAAAGAGGAAGAAAAACCCGAAGTCATGATTATTGATTTAGTATCAAAATCAAAAAAAGCAGAAAATGATGCTCGTTACTTATTTTTAGAAAAAGAATATTCGAAAAAATAA
- the radA gene encoding DNA repair protein RadA gives MSKIKTSFFCQNCGAQYAKWQGQCNSCKEWNTIAEEIIQKQEKPSWKSESTIVSKAPKPLKINEIDSTQEIRLDTTDAELNRVLGGGIVPGSLILLGGEPGIGKSTLLLQISLKLPYKTLYVSGEESQKQIKMRAERITPSGDNCYILTETKTQNIFKQIEAIEPEIVIIDSIQTLHTDYIESTPGSISQIRETTAELIKFAKETNIPVILIGHITKDGTIAGPKILEHMVDTVLQFEGDRNHVYRILRSLKNRFGSTAEIGIYEMLGNGLREVSNPSEILISHKDEELSGTAIASTLEGMRPLMLEIQSLVSTAVYGTPQRSTTGYNAKRLNMILAVLEKRAGFRLGAKDVFLNITGGISVDDPAIDLAVVAAILSSNEDIPVNKDFCFAGEVGLSGEIRPVNRVDQRIQEAEKLGFSTIFVSKYNKISLKNTGIKIRLVAKIEDVARELFE, from the coding sequence ATGTCAAAAATAAAAACTTCTTTCTTCTGCCAGAATTGCGGGGCACAATATGCCAAATGGCAAGGACAATGTAATTCGTGTAAAGAATGGAACACCATTGCCGAAGAAATTATTCAAAAACAAGAAAAACCTTCTTGGAAAAGTGAATCAACAATAGTTTCTAAGGCCCCAAAACCTTTGAAAATAAATGAAATTGATTCTACTCAGGAAATCAGGCTTGACACTACTGATGCCGAACTCAATCGCGTACTTGGTGGCGGAATAGTTCCAGGATCGCTTATCCTACTAGGCGGAGAACCTGGCATAGGAAAAAGCACTCTCTTGCTCCAAATTTCATTAAAGCTTCCGTATAAAACCTTATACGTTTCGGGTGAAGAAAGTCAAAAGCAGATAAAAATGCGTGCCGAAAGAATCACGCCTAGTGGAGACAATTGTTATATTCTTACCGAAACCAAAACTCAAAATATTTTCAAACAAATTGAAGCTATTGAACCCGAAATAGTCATTATTGACTCTATCCAAACGCTTCATACCGATTACATTGAATCGACTCCTGGAAGCATTTCTCAAATACGAGAAACGACCGCTGAACTGATAAAATTTGCTAAAGAAACCAATATTCCAGTAATTCTTATTGGTCACATTACTAAAGATGGAACCATTGCTGGACCAAAAATTTTGGAACACATGGTGGATACGGTTTTACAATTTGAAGGCGACAGAAATCATGTTTATCGTATTTTGCGTTCGCTAAAAAACCGCTTTGGCTCTACAGCCGAAATTGGAATTTACGAAATGCTGGGTAATGGATTGCGCGAAGTTTCAAACCCTTCCGAAATACTGATTTCACACAAAGACGAAGAATTATCAGGAACAGCTATTGCTTCCACACTGGAAGGAATGCGTCCTTTAATGCTTGAAATCCAATCGCTCGTAAGTACTGCCGTTTACGGAACACCGCAACGAAGCACAACGGGTTACAATGCTAAAAGACTGAATATGATTCTGGCAGTTTTAGAAAAACGTGCTGGTTTTAGGCTTGGCGCCAAAGATGTTTTCCTTAACATAACTGGAGGAATTTCCGTAGATGATCCTGCGATTGATTTAGCCGTTGTTGCTGCAATTTTATCCTCGAATGAAGATATTCCTGTAAATAAAGATTTTTGTTTTGCTGGCGAAGTTGGGCTTTCTGGCGAAATTCGTCCCGTAAATCGAGTAGATCAACGCATTCAAGAAGCCGAAAAACTAGGCTTCTCGACTATTTTTGTTTCGAAATACAATAAAATATCTTTAAAAAATACAGGAATCAAAATCAGATTAGTAGCAAAAATTGAAGATGTTGCAAGAGAATTGTTTGAATAA